A window of the Phaseolus vulgaris cultivar G19833 chromosome 5, P. vulgaris v2.0, whole genome shotgun sequence genome harbors these coding sequences:
- the LOC137833949 gene encoding uncharacterized protein produces the protein MEMMSTLQENVAASRSEQERMHEALVASQARNEELNRINEELRKALQGREEREIGDKSAPPSPPRSFPMPFSQEIMDTVVPANTIAVKSSFNRVEDPEAHLTAFHTQMMLSGGSDAVYCKVFMSTLSGTALDWFVSLPTGHITTFQQFSKIFGAQIVHFPSKDEEMFVHAFKKGVLPGPFSESLIRSHPAMFTEIRRRVVAHIAAESEVSVKRGNMAPAKSRAQTRIQPQRVMEAAAGKKGQRMHHPYDPKKSKGKGPGRPREPNRSPRYEFVMGLADLIAIPNIAARLKVPEKTTNKVLGPKPDAWCEFHKSFGHSINSCLALGYQLVELVKCGFLKDYLLEKQAGQSSGSQSAGSEGQQHEVPMHDEIHTIVGGFSGGGCTASQRKKYARSVMSVEVFEDHSPDVDITFTKEDLRDVVPHDNDPIVISLVTAGSTVHRVLVDQGSSTDVMFWPTFEKLQLSSD, from the exons atggagatgatgagTACGTTGCAAGAGAACGTAGCTGCATCACGTTCTGAACAAGAAAGaatgcacgaggcgctggtggcctcacaggctaggaatgaagagctcaacagAATCAACGAAGAGCTACGTAAAGCTCTTCAGGGACGGGAGGAGCGTGAGATTGGGGACAaatctgcacccccatccccaccgcgTAGCTTTCCTATGCCATTTTCTCAGGAGATCATGGACACGGTGGTCCCTGCAAATACGATAGCGGTGAAATCATCTTTCAAccgggtggaggaccctgaggctcacctcacggcgtttcacactcaaatgatgctctcaggagggtcagacgcgGTCTACTgcaaggtgttcatgagcactctcagTGGAACAGcattggactggttcgtcagtttacctactggccacattaccacgtttcagcagttttccaagat ATTTGGAGCTCAGATAGTCCACTTTCCAagcaaggatgaagaaatgtttgtacatgccttcaaaaagggcgtgttgcctggGCCTTTTAGTGAATCGCTTATCAGGAGTCACCCCGCCATGTTCactgaaatccggcgacgtgtcgtggctcacatcgccgctgaGAGCGAAGTCTCCGTGAAAAGGGGAAATATGGCCCCAGCTAAGTCCCGCGCTCAGAcgaggatccagccgcagagggtgatgGAGGCCGCGGCAGGGAAGAAGGGTCAAAGGATGCATcatccttacgatccaaagAAGAGCAAGGGAAAGGGCCCAGGGCGGCCTAGAGAGCCCAATCGCTCGCCAAGGTATGAGTTCGTGATGGGGTTAGctgacctgatcgccatcccgaacattgctgccaggctcaaagtgcctgaaAAGACGACAaataaggtgttgggaccaaaaccggacgcgtggtgtgagttccacaagagctttggccactctatcaactcATGTTTGGCTTTGGGATACCAACTCGTCGAGTTGGTCAAATGTGGGTtcttgaaggattacttgctggaGAAGCAAGCGGGCCAATCATCAGGCTCACAATCGGCGGGCAGTGAGGGACAGCAGCACGAAGTACCCATGCACgacgagatccacaccatagttGGTGGATTCTCGGGTGGTGGGTGTACTGCATCGCAGCGAaagaagtatgcaaggtctgtgatgtcagtggaggtctttgaggatcactcacccgatgtggacatcacgttcaccaaagaaGACCTTAGGGATGTCGTGCCTCATGACAATGACCCTATTGTAATCTCGCTTGTTACAGCGGGAAGCACAGTCCATCGAGTGTTGgtcgatcaaggaagctcgacagatgtgatgttttggccgacttttgaaAAGTTACAGTTATCCTCTGACTag